In the genome of Methanopyrus kandleri AV19, one region contains:
- a CDS encoding pyridoxal-phosphate-dependent aminotransferase family protein, protein MEKLVLLPGPVMVHEDVLLRSAKQVMNHRSEEFEEILTECVELSKYLFQTDGNVAIITGSGTAAMEAAIYSLLEPGEEVVAVVNGKFGERFADIAERRGAEVRRVEFEWGKVADPERVEEALADSDAEVVTLVHNETSTTVLNPAEEIARICREYDALFVVDAISSLGGVEFRMDDWGVDVCVTGSQKVLGCPPGLALVAVNDRALEVMEEKDAGSYYLDIPKYLEYLEKDPKQTPYTPAVNAFYALHEALKRLKEEGLEARWERYRLMQRIVREGIRALGLELFVEDDEIASPTVTGVTYPEGVDDREFRGEILRDRYDVVVAGGQDHLAGEIFRIGHMGEVRIRDMITAVTCIGLGMRELGVDVDVGAAAEAMADVLSEVS, encoded by the coding sequence TTGGAGAAGCTCGTCCTGCTACCGGGTCCGGTGATGGTGCACGAGGACGTCCTCCTCAGATCGGCGAAACAGGTCATGAACCACCGTAGCGAGGAGTTCGAGGAGATACTCACGGAGTGCGTGGAGCTGTCCAAGTACCTGTTTCAGACGGACGGCAACGTCGCCATCATCACCGGTTCGGGCACCGCGGCCATGGAGGCGGCGATCTACAGCCTCCTCGAGCCCGGTGAGGAGGTCGTCGCGGTGGTCAACGGGAAGTTCGGCGAGCGGTTCGCGGACATCGCCGAGCGTCGGGGCGCCGAGGTGCGCCGGGTGGAGTTCGAGTGGGGCAAGGTCGCGGACCCCGAGCGCGTGGAGGAAGCCCTCGCGGACTCGGACGCGGAGGTCGTCACGCTCGTCCACAACGAGACTTCGACGACCGTGCTCAACCCGGCCGAGGAGATCGCTAGGATCTGCCGTGAGTACGACGCGCTGTTCGTCGTGGACGCGATATCGTCGTTGGGTGGCGTCGAGTTCAGGATGGATGACTGGGGCGTCGACGTCTGCGTCACCGGTTCGCAGAAGGTCCTGGGCTGTCCGCCGGGTCTCGCACTCGTGGCCGTCAACGACAGGGCCTTGGAGGTCATGGAGGAGAAGGACGCGGGTAGCTACTACCTGGACATTCCCAAGTACCTCGAATACCTCGAGAAGGATCCGAAGCAGACGCCGTACACGCCCGCCGTGAACGCCTTCTACGCCCTGCACGAGGCACTGAAGAGGCTGAAGGAGGAAGGACTCGAGGCCCGCTGGGAGCGCTACCGTCTCATGCAACGGATCGTCCGCGAGGGGATCCGGGCACTCGGGCTCGAGTTGTTCGTCGAGGACGACGAGATAGCCTCGCCGACCGTGACCGGAGTCACCTACCCCGAGGGCGTGGACGACCGTGAGTTCAGGGGTGAGATCCTGCGGGACCGCTACGACGTGGTGGTCGCCGGCGGTCAGGACCACCTAGCGGGTGAGATCTTCCGGATCGGACACATGGGTGAGGTCCGGATCCGCGATATGATCACGGCGGTGACCTGCATCGGTCTCGGTATGCGCGAGCTCGGCGTCGACGTGGACGTCGGTGCCGCCGCCGAGGCTATGGCCGACGTGCTGTCAGAGGTATCGTAA